The Punica granatum isolate Tunisia-2019 chromosome 4, ASM765513v2, whole genome shotgun sequence genome has a window encoding:
- the LOC116202606 gene encoding classical arabinogalactan protein 1: MAIMSKAFTLLAIVVLSAVSSAVAQSPSPSPAHSPSKSPTPAASPKAATPTPSPAVKTPASAPSPAKTPSAPSPAPTSSTTSPPSPPPLSDAPVSAPTSISSPPAEAPAPGKNAAVMNKFGLAGSLAVGAVAAVLVI, from the coding sequence ATGGCGATCATGAGCAAGGCGTTCACTCTACTGGCGATAGTTGTGCTGTCAGCAGTCAGCTCCGCCGTGGCACAGTCCCCTTCGCCTTCTCCGGCTCACTCTCCGTCGAAGTCTCCGACTCCTGCAGCCTCACCGAAAGCAGCCACCCCGACTCCATCTCCCGCCGTTAAGACGCCCGCGTCCGCTCCTTCACCGGCTAAGACGCCGTCCGCTCCCTCGCCTGCTCCCACCAGCAGCACCACCTCCcctccctctcctcctcctttgtCCGATGCTCCAGTGTCTGCTCCGACCTCGATCTCGTCCCCTCCGGCTGAGGCTCCTGCCCCCGGGAAGAACGCTGCGGTCATGAACAAATTTGGTCTCGCCGGATCATTAGCCGTCGGAGCTGTCGCCGCCGTTTTGGTCATTTAA